From Paenibacillus sp. PK3_47, the proteins below share one genomic window:
- a CDS encoding antibiotic biosynthesis monooxygenase: MSKFGMYAKFTAKPGQRDELAEILLEAAAAAEAVEECELYIINFTDSDPDTLWVTEVWSRKEAHAASLTREATRAAIQRAMPLIAGVESIPLNPVGGKGLSFADATLL; this comes from the coding sequence ATGAGTAAATTCGGTATGTATGCCAAATTCACGGCCAAGCCCGGCCAGCGCGATGAACTTGCGGAAATTCTGCTGGAGGCGGCTGCGGCTGCTGAGGCAGTGGAGGAATGTGAACTTTATATCATTAATTTCACGGATAGCGACCCTGATACGCTCTGGGTAACGGAGGTGTGGAGCCGGAAGGAAGCACATGCAGCTTCGCTTACCCGGGAAGCCACCAGGGCCGCGATCCAGCGGGCCATGCCGCTGATCGCAGGTGTCGAATCCATACCGCTGAATCCTGTCGGCGGCAAAGGGCTAAGCTTCGCTGATGCTACCCTGCTGTAG
- a CDS encoding nucleotide excision repair endonuclease: protein MINITIPKPDVTITKQENPVLSNIYGFTDFHLITREAGGIFMFYNDKDELLFVGKARKLRPRIKKHFEDNVSVMKPHRDEVAKIEVCVVEDPVDREIYETYIVNKLKAKYNVEKVLYK, encoded by the coding sequence ATGATCAATATTACCATCCCGAAACCGGATGTGACCATTACAAAGCAGGAAAATCCTGTATTGAGCAATATTTACGGATTTACGGACTTTCACCTGATTACACGGGAAGCCGGCGGGATCTTCATGTTCTATAACGACAAGGATGAACTGCTCTTTGTGGGCAAAGCGAGAAAGCTCAGACCGAGAATCAAAAAGCACTTTGAGGATAATGTATCCGTCATGAAGCCGCACCGCGATGAAGTCGCCAAAATTGAAGTGTGCGTCGTAGAAGATCCGGTGGACAGAGAAATTTATGAGACCTACATTGTGAACAAGCTTAAAGCGAAATACAATGTGGAAAAAGTTCTGTATAAATAA
- the rlmN gene encoding 23S rRNA (adenine(2503)-C(2))-methyltransferase RlmN translates to MNKPSIYGLTLDQLTAWLQEHGHKKSRAAQVWDSIYRKRITDFAEMSEVNKECVQLLSEHYIFHTMEQHVKQESADGTIKFLFRLKDGNLIETVLMRQKYGLSVCVTTQVGCNIGCSFCASGLLAKSRDLTSGEIVEQIMKVQQHLDKAGLGERVSHVVVMGIGEPFDNFTHLMNFLATVKDHKGLAIAGKGITVSTSGLAGKIREFADANAGVNLAISLHAPNNELRTRIMKINRAIPLEKLMPAIDYYLEKTNRRITLEYILLKDINDQQEHALELAELIGDRRQLANVNLIPYNPVDEHGQYQRPERETVRAFFDTLKKQGISVSTRLEHGTDIDAACGQLRSKQIRQDSADKNSVVAG, encoded by the coding sequence ATGAACAAACCATCCATTTATGGATTAACGCTGGATCAGCTGACCGCATGGCTGCAGGAACACGGGCACAAAAAATCCCGCGCAGCACAGGTCTGGGATTCCATATACCGCAAGCGGATTACTGATTTTGCTGAGATGTCTGAAGTAAACAAAGAGTGTGTACAGCTGCTGTCGGAGCATTATATTTTTCATACCATGGAGCAGCATGTGAAGCAGGAGTCGGCTGACGGGACGATCAAGTTCCTGTTCCGCCTCAAGGACGGCAACCTGATTGAAACCGTGCTGATGCGTCAAAAATACGGGTTGTCCGTCTGTGTAACCACCCAGGTGGGCTGCAATATCGGCTGCAGCTTCTGCGCAAGCGGGCTGCTGGCCAAGAGCCGTGACCTCACCAGCGGTGAGATCGTCGAGCAGATCATGAAGGTGCAGCAGCATCTGGATAAGGCCGGTCTTGGAGAGAGAGTAAGCCACGTTGTGGTTATGGGTATCGGTGAGCCGTTCGATAACTTTACCCATCTGATGAACTTCCTGGCCACCGTGAAGGATCACAAGGGTCTGGCGATTGCCGGCAAAGGCATCACGGTCTCCACAAGCGGTCTGGCCGGTAAAATCAGAGAGTTCGCCGACGCAAACGCCGGGGTGAATCTGGCTATTTCCCTGCATGCCCCGAATAATGAGCTGCGGACACGGATCATGAAGATTAACCGTGCAATCCCTCTGGAGAAGCTGATGCCGGCCATCGACTATTATCTGGAGAAAACCAACCGGAGAATCACGCTGGAGTATATTCTGCTGAAGGATATTAACGACCAGCAGGAGCATGCCCTGGAGCTGGCTGAACTGATCGGAGACCGCCGTCAGCTGGCCAACGTTAACCTTATCCCATATAACCCGGTGGATGAGCACGGCCAATACCAGCGTCCTGAGCGCGAGACGGTCAGAGCCTTTTTTGACACGCTCAAGAAGCAGGGAATCAGCGTCAGCACCCGGCTGGAGCACGGCACCGATATCGATGCCGCCTGCGGCCAGCTGCGCAGCAAGCAGATCAGGCAGGACAGTGCCGACAAGAACAGCGTAGTGGCTGGATAA
- a CDS encoding MerR family transcriptional regulator, translated as MKYSIGEFASILGVTADTLRLYERHDIVRPVKDHHNNYRYFGDLDARNLLSSRWYRSLQIPLQDVAELINDAPSERVVDTIAAARLQLEAEIRRSTLLLEKMEEIHKELRMIGGSFYKCRIRQAPGMYRIQQTDRNTLLQKDCLKRTVQEWMELLPFTFYSFRIENTGDICGNAGLSYSWGLALLEADQDKLAVCLNDSVEYVQPGTCISSVIVSHDEEYLERGAFQFMLDYAEEHRYAITGDITGKILFTERTGGEHKTYLEINIPI; from the coding sequence ATGAAATATTCAATCGGGGAGTTCGCGTCAATTCTCGGCGTCACAGCAGATACACTGCGCTTATATGAGCGGCATGATATTGTCAGGCCGGTCAAAGACCATCACAATAACTACCGATATTTTGGCGACCTGGATGCCAGAAACCTGCTGTCGAGCAGGTGGTACCGGAGTCTGCAGATTCCGCTCCAGGATGTTGCCGAGCTGATAAATGACGCACCGTCGGAGCGGGTAGTTGATACAATCGCTGCCGCACGGCTGCAGTTAGAGGCGGAGATCAGGCGCAGCACGCTGCTGCTGGAGAAGATGGAGGAGATTCACAAGGAGCTCCGGATGATCGGCGGTTCCTTTTACAAGTGCAGGATCAGGCAGGCGCCGGGGATGTACCGGATCCAGCAGACGGACAGGAATACCCTTCTTCAGAAGGATTGTCTCAAAAGAACGGTTCAGGAATGGATGGAGCTGCTGCCTTTTACCTTCTACTCTTTTCGTATAGAGAATACGGGAGACATCTGCGGAAACGCCGGTCTGAGCTACAGCTGGGGGCTGGCTCTGCTTGAAGCCGATCAGGACAAGCTTGCGGTCTGCCTCAATGACAGTGTGGAATATGTTCAGCCTGGCACCTGCATCTCTTCAGTGATTGTTTCGCATGACGAGGAGTATCTTGAGCGGGGGGCGTTCCAATTCATGCTGGATTATGCTGAAGAGCACCGCTATGCCATCACCGGGGATATCACGGGCAAAATTTTGTTTACCGAAAGAACGGGCGGAGAGCACAAGACTTATCTGGAGATCAACATTCCTATTTGA
- a CDS encoding TetR/AcrR family transcriptional regulator, with translation MNKQSGNTRNKADESVSVNRREQILEAAVIVFAEYGYYRATTAQVAEKVGISQPYIFKLFKNKEELFIAALDRAFERIIRTFRGVEAPAEELLAECIRSYEALMETHPNEILLQVQAFGIRDELILGSMQKGMLEVTDVVKEKFVGAGMKHPEVLVSTFMANGMLCNIAMALGMPELKPKHL, from the coding sequence ATGAATAAGCAATCCGGCAATACCCGGAATAAAGCTGATGAGTCCGTGTCTGTAAACCGCAGGGAGCAGATTTTGGAGGCGGCAGTGATTGTATTTGCCGAATACGGCTATTACCGGGCCACCACCGCTCAGGTAGCTGAGAAGGTCGGCATATCGCAGCCGTACATTTTTAAGCTGTTTAAGAACAAAGAGGAATTATTTATAGCAGCCCTGGACCGGGCATTCGAGCGGATTATCCGTACCTTTAGAGGAGTTGAGGCTCCGGCAGAAGAGCTTCTTGCTGAATGCATCCGTTCCTATGAAGCGCTCATGGAGACCCATCCCAACGAGATTCTGCTGCAGGTGCAGGCATTCGGAATCCGTGATGAGCTTATCCTGGGCTCGATGCAGAAGGGAATGCTTGAAGTAACGGACGTGGTTAAAGAGAAATTTGTTGGCGCTGGAATGAAGCACCCGGAAGTGCTGGTAAGCACCTTCATGGCCAACGGTATGCTCTGCAATATTGCAATGGCGCTGGGAATGCCGGAGCTGAAGCCGAAACATTTGTAA
- a CDS encoding EcsC family protein: MTTPEQLPHLETAGELQAALAEIANWEKEQNKLMIWDQLTRLPFKLLDKITPKIIHDKLGKLLDELGGYIQNGGNYLVAGRKVGSLIEAASVAAGGPEKGPFSLAVMDQTAQKLSHSSRNVATAQGATTGFGGVFTLAADIPAILGLSLKVIQEIALCYGYDPTDKAERIFTVKVMQFASSDVVGKKAILKELNLQAGGSGDIAAGTNEAVSKIQGWKEVVTVYRDNWGWKKMLQAVPVAGMFFGAYTNRKTLEDVAEAARMLYRKRRIMARLAEME, encoded by the coding sequence ATGACAACGCCTGAACAACTGCCGCACCTGGAGACTGCCGGGGAGCTGCAGGCCGCACTTGCCGAGATTGCGAATTGGGAGAAGGAGCAGAACAAGCTGATGATCTGGGATCAGCTCACCCGCCTGCCGTTCAAGCTGCTGGACAAGATCACGCCGAAGATCATTCACGATAAGCTGGGCAAGCTGCTGGACGAGCTGGGGGGCTACATTCAGAATGGAGGCAACTATCTGGTTGCCGGACGCAAGGTAGGCTCGCTGATCGAAGCTGCCAGCGTGGCTGCAGGAGGGCCGGAGAAAGGGCCTTTCTCACTCGCGGTGATGGATCAGACGGCTCAGAAGCTGAGCCACAGCAGCCGGAATGTGGCGACTGCACAGGGAGCTACTACAGGCTTCGGCGGTGTGTTCACGCTGGCGGCAGATATCCCCGCTATTCTTGGCCTTTCACTAAAGGTTATTCAGGAAATAGCCCTGTGCTATGGATATGATCCGACAGACAAAGCGGAACGGATATTCACGGTAAAGGTGATGCAGTTTGCCTCTTCAGACGTTGTCGGCAAGAAGGCGATTCTGAAGGAGCTGAATCTGCAGGCCGGAGGCAGCGGTGATATTGCCGCCGGAACGAACGAAGCCGTCTCGAAAATCCAGGGCTGGAAGGAAGTTGTTACAGTATACCGTGATAACTGGGGCTGGAAAAAGATGCTGCAGGCGGTTCCGGTCGCCGGAATGTTCTTCGGGGCCTATACCAACCGGAAGACGCTGGAGGATGTGGCGGAAGCGGCCCGGATGCTCTACCGCAAAAGGAGAATTATGGCAAGGCTGGCCGAGATGGAGTAA
- a CDS encoding nitric oxide synthase oxygenase encodes MQHKRLEDQAETFIWQCYAELQKTEEETVARIQAVRREIAETSTYRHTGEELAHGAKMAWRNNARCIGRLFWHTLEVVDARGARTAGEVAEALMGHIGRAYNNGRIRPVMTVFHSGEDPDGMIRIWNHQLIRYAGYPGDGVHRRSGDPSSDAFTSVCRRLGWQGSGGDFDVLPLVVSIGDEPPCVFPIPETLVQEVQLTHPEIERFADLQLRWYPVPIVSDMLLEIGGVEYTAAPFNGWYMETEIGSRNFGDTGRYNRLPAVADLLGLDRSTNTSLWKDRALLELNRAVLHSYKRAGVSIVDHHTAADQFVRFQEQEKQREREVSGKWHWLIPPMSPSSTPIWEDHTLKELHLSPRLIYQKSAYAAFTGEPDSIQEAQVCPFHHK; translated from the coding sequence TTGCAGCATAAAAGATTGGAAGATCAGGCAGAAACATTCATATGGCAGTGTTATGCCGAGCTTCAGAAGACCGAGGAAGAAACCGTTGCACGGATTCAGGCCGTCCGGCGGGAAATTGCGGAGACAAGTACATACAGGCATACGGGGGAAGAGCTTGCCCACGGGGCTAAAATGGCCTGGCGGAATAATGCGCGCTGCATCGGGCGGCTGTTCTGGCATACGCTGGAGGTGGTCGATGCCCGCGGGGCAAGGACCGCCGGAGAGGTTGCCGAAGCGCTCATGGGGCATATCGGGCGGGCTTATAACAACGGCCGGATCCGTCCGGTCATGACGGTTTTTCATAGCGGTGAAGACCCGGACGGGATGATCCGCATCTGGAATCATCAATTGATCCGGTATGCGGGATATCCCGGGGATGGTGTGCATCGGCGTTCGGGCGACCCGTCTTCCGATGCTTTCACTTCCGTCTGCCGTAGGCTTGGCTGGCAGGGAAGCGGCGGGGATTTTGATGTACTGCCGCTCGTGGTCAGCATCGGCGATGAACCGCCTTGTGTATTCCCTATTCCGGAAACTCTGGTTCAGGAGGTTCAACTTACTCATCCGGAAATTGAACGTTTTGCAGACCTGCAGCTGCGCTGGTATCCCGTTCCCATTGTCTCGGACATGCTGCTGGAAATCGGCGGTGTGGAATACACTGCCGCCCCTTTTAACGGCTGGTACATGGAAACTGAGATTGGTTCACGTAACTTTGGGGATACAGGGCGGTATAACCGGCTCCCGGCTGTGGCTGACCTGTTGGGACTGGACCGTTCGACTAATACCTCGCTGTGGAAAGACAGGGCCCTGCTGGAGCTTAACCGGGCTGTGCTGCATTCCTACAAGCGGGCGGGAGTCAGCATTGTGGACCATCATACAGCGGCCGACCAGTTCGTCCGTTTTCAGGAGCAGGAGAAGCAGCGGGAGCGGGAGGTTTCAGGCAAATGGCACTGGCTCATTCCGCCGATGTCGCCGTCTTCCACTCCAATCTGGGAGGACCACACCTTGAAGGAGCTTCATTTGAGTCCCCGCCTAATTTATCAGAAATCTGCTTATGCCGCCTTTACCGGCGAGCCTGATTCAATTCAGGAGGCTCAGGTCTGTCCTTTTCATCATAAGTAG
- a CDS encoding SDR family NAD(P)-dependent oxidoreductase codes for MFNKAVVLGATGGTGRAIIEELLKRGVETVAFGRSMPKLEQLAATLGNPAGLCLAAGDIFKPADVQQAAQGAEVIFHCASVPYHEMTAKLLPMGESVMEAADRLGTRVVAVDGIYPYGRRIDAQPAGEDHPKNPHTRKGKTKLKFEQMLFSPRWKHAERLIVRLPDYYGPTANEASYLGATLEAVAAGKPGMFIGNMTVPREYVYLPDAAVMIVELAARDKAYGQNWNIPGGGVISGREIVDIARKASGKSRMVVPVGAFGLTLLGLFVPVMKEIVEMLYLTKEPLVLSGKKYEALVGPIPATSFEQGITETILSIRKRQSQSE; via the coding sequence ATGTTTAATAAAGCGGTTGTATTAGGCGCAACAGGAGGAACGGGCAGAGCCATTATTGAGGAACTGTTAAAAAGAGGTGTTGAAACGGTAGCCTTCGGGCGGTCCATGCCCAAGCTGGAGCAGTTGGCAGCAACGCTCGGTAATCCGGCTGGACTGTGCTTGGCGGCAGGTGATATTTTTAAACCGGCTGATGTGCAGCAGGCAGCACAGGGTGCGGAGGTAATTTTCCACTGTGCCTCTGTCCCTTATCACGAAATGACCGCCAAATTACTGCCTATGGGCGAGTCGGTGATGGAGGCTGCAGACAGGCTGGGTACAAGAGTTGTCGCAGTCGACGGCATCTATCCATACGGCAGAAGAATCGATGCGCAGCCGGCAGGAGAGGATCATCCCAAAAACCCGCACACCCGTAAGGGTAAAACCAAGCTTAAATTCGAACAGATGCTGTTCAGCCCGCGCTGGAAACATGCGGAGCGGCTGATTGTCCGGCTGCCGGATTACTATGGGCCGACAGCCAATGAAGCCTCCTATCTCGGTGCAACGCTGGAGGCGGTTGCTGCGGGTAAGCCGGGAATGTTCATCGGCAATATGACGGTTCCGCGAGAGTATGTATACCTTCCGGATGCAGCGGTTATGATTGTGGAGCTGGCAGCCAGGGACAAAGCATATGGGCAGAATTGGAATATCCCGGGAGGAGGCGTTATATCAGGCCGGGAGATTGTAGATATTGCGCGTAAGGCAAGCGGCAAGTCCAGAATGGTCGTTCCTGTTGGCGCTTTTGGACTGACGCTGCTGGGTTTGTTTGTTCCGGTCATGAAGGAGATTGTAGAAATGCTGTATTTGACTAAGGAACCGCTTGTGCTGAGCGGAAAGAAATATGAGGCGCTGGTGGGTCCTATACCGGCAACATCTTTTGAACAGGGGATTACTGAGACCATCCTTTCGATCCGGAAGCGGCAGTCACAGTCAGAATAA
- a CDS encoding class I SAM-dependent methyltransferase has product MKTENWKQIWLQEARRTFTGWDFSSLSGRMEEEKLPWDYEAAVKSYMGQNKGNLLDMGTGGGELLLSLSPPRNRTYATEAYPPNVELCRGRFPSHGIELRQVFSDEALPFEDGFFSLVINRHESFSVREVHRILQPGGVFITQQVGGQNNRALSEFLLGDEAAAADEAFSLEPVCAELRSSGFTVLEADEAYPVLRFRDIGALVYFATIIEWEFPGFTVEKCYEKLCMLQDMLIQEGALESTEHRFMIIAVKQPDYLREEPH; this is encoded by the coding sequence ATGAAAACTGAAAATTGGAAGCAAATATGGCTGCAGGAGGCCCGACGGACCTTCACTGGCTGGGATTTCTCTTCACTGTCCGGACGGATGGAGGAAGAGAAGTTACCCTGGGATTACGAAGCAGCCGTTAAATCATATATGGGCCAGAACAAAGGCAACCTGCTGGACATGGGCACCGGCGGAGGGGAACTTCTTCTGTCGCTGTCGCCGCCACGGAACAGAACCTATGCTACAGAAGCGTATCCGCCTAATGTGGAGTTATGCAGGGGACGGTTCCCTTCCCACGGCATTGAGCTTAGGCAGGTGTTCAGCGATGAGGCCCTGCCGTTTGAAGACGGATTCTTTAGCCTGGTTATTAACCGCCATGAATCCTTTTCTGTCCGTGAGGTGCACAGGATTCTGCAGCCAGGGGGCGTATTCATCACCCAGCAGGTTGGAGGACAGAATAACCGGGCCTTATCAGAGTTTCTGTTAGGTGATGAGGCTGCTGCTGCAGATGAAGCCTTCAGCCTGGAACCGGTCTGTGCTGAACTCCGCAGCAGCGGGTTTACAGTCCTTGAAGCGGACGAGGCTTATCCGGTGCTAAGATTCCGGGATATCGGGGCCTTGGTGTACTTTGCCACAATTATTGAATGGGAGTTTCCCGGCTTTACTGTGGAAAAGTGCTACGAGAAGCTGTGCATGCTCCAGGATATGCTGATACAAGAGGGCGCCCTTGAGAGTACCGAGCACAGATTTATGATTATTGCCGTCAAACAGCCGGACTATCTCCGGGAAGAGCCGCACTGA
- a CDS encoding UvrB/UvrC motif-containing protein: MNLSEKVANLPLTPGVYLMKDSLGHIIYVGKAKQLKKRVQSYFYNSKGHSPKVKRLVSNIRDLEYRLTDTEFEAFMLECQLIKEIKPMYNRKMKNPLAYTYISIRREGAYRQLEVGYEPGAGEKSHHFGPYTSRSTVERAIQGIKESQRILCSSPHVKNSLCLNHSLGLCIGMCGGGKALEQYNLIIDQVIALLNGSDTGILNDLERRMEEAAERFDFEAAAKYRDYTGAVQALLHKEKVSRFTEENRNIAVLESVSEAALKLILIKGSRIIHQDKLDSGHPGLQQLITSAVRDHFRLAKDQPPDEVNRHKIDEAQIIYSYLKHSSGCYILIPGEWLEPGPQADLDEGVRGLLDSCFEQAE; this comes from the coding sequence GTGAATCTGTCAGAAAAGGTAGCAAACCTCCCTTTGACTCCCGGCGTGTACCTGATGAAGGACAGTCTCGGGCATATTATCTATGTAGGTAAGGCCAAGCAGCTGAAGAAACGGGTGCAGTCCTATTTTTACAACTCCAAAGGGCACTCACCCAAGGTCAAACGGCTGGTCAGCAACATCCGGGACCTCGAATACAGGCTTACTGATACCGAATTTGAAGCGTTTATGCTGGAATGCCAGCTGATTAAAGAAATCAAGCCCATGTACAATAGAAAAATGAAAAATCCGCTCGCCTATACCTACATCTCTATCCGCAGAGAGGGGGCTTACCGCCAGCTTGAAGTCGGCTATGAGCCTGGTGCAGGGGAGAAAAGCCATCATTTCGGCCCTTACACGAGCAGAAGCACGGTGGAAAGAGCGATCCAGGGCATCAAGGAATCCCAGCGGATTCTGTGCAGCAGCCCTCATGTCAAAAACAGTTTGTGCCTGAACCATTCGCTGGGCTTGTGTATCGGCATGTGCGGGGGCGGGAAAGCGCTGGAGCAGTATAATCTGATCATCGATCAGGTCATCGCACTGTTAAACGGGAGTGATACCGGAATTTTGAACGATCTGGAGCGGCGTATGGAGGAGGCTGCGGAGCGGTTTGATTTTGAGGCAGCGGCCAAATACCGCGACTATACCGGGGCAGTGCAGGCATTGCTGCATAAGGAAAAGGTCTCCAGATTTACGGAGGAAAACCGCAACATCGCTGTGCTGGAATCGGTCAGTGAGGCTGCACTGAAGCTCATTCTGATCAAGGGCAGCCGGATCATCCATCAGGACAAGCTGGACAGCGGACATCCCGGACTGCAGCAGCTGATCACCTCAGCGGTCAGGGATCATTTCCGCCTGGCAAAAGACCAGCCCCCTGATGAGGTCAACCGCCATAAAATTGACGAAGCCCAGATCATCTACAGCTACCTCAAGCACAGCTCCGGCTGCTACATCCTTATTCCGGGAGAATGGCTGGAGCCGGGGCCGCAGGCAGATCTGGATGAGGGAGTCCGCGGACTTCTGGACAGCTGCTTTGAGCAGGCAGAATAA
- a CDS encoding FAD-dependent oxidoreductase encodes MHKRSSSKMFMVTLCLIMLLTVISGCSGNSAEQEASVPPSASPEASQVPEESAEIPDSFKAGTYKAEADGKDGKIQVEVTLDEKQTITDIQVLSQNETAGIGVEAINKVKEEIIAGQTLAVDAVSGASESSSALLAAVEDALAQAGGNVEAFKSRAVAKSGEGKTEQLSADVVVVGAGASGVSAAVSAADKGAKVILIEKTATIGGASNLSWAGKFYNSSAAVSSGLKVNVEQEIADWIVDNHWRVDAGAIRQYVTESGATYDWLDEKGYKTTFINFDGEQLHMLPAYETRQDLLRAMLAASVEATGGEVLTETTAKKLMTGRDGAVTGVVAEKADGTTLEITGKSIIMATGGYAANKEMVKEAFGFEGVNGGLGQNIGEGLQMSWDAGAKVPDNFGGQMLHQTLARATEKLKAQYEPFAASYPLMLTYLPNFMNVGSSGARFRDESATLTAVAAANTSAFNGPYHLVIVSKAQIDALTAKGMNGVKAPALPGMPPEFYAVFADQFKLDTPWKDADKVFEAMVANGDGFKGNSIEELAANAGMDTAVFTEAFNKYQEATRTGVDTEFGKTKDYLLPMGDSGPYYAIIAEINNLGSVGGLLVNTQFQVLNDQRVPIKGLYAVGLESEGVLYNDTYVGNGVGLGYSFTSGRLGGEDAAASALAK; translated from the coding sequence GTGCACAAACGATCATCATCCAAAATGTTCATGGTAACACTGTGTCTCATCATGCTGCTTACTGTCATTAGCGGCTGCAGCGGCAATTCAGCTGAACAGGAAGCTTCAGTACCGCCGTCCGCTTCACCGGAAGCATCGCAGGTGCCGGAGGAATCAGCAGAAATACCGGATTCTTTTAAGGCAGGAACCTACAAGGCGGAGGCCGACGGTAAAGACGGCAAAATCCAGGTGGAGGTAACGCTGGATGAGAAGCAGACCATTACGGATATCCAGGTGCTCAGCCAGAATGAGACGGCAGGCATCGGTGTCGAGGCGATCAATAAAGTGAAGGAAGAGATCATTGCCGGCCAGACACTGGCGGTCGATGCCGTCAGCGGCGCTTCCGAATCCAGCAGCGCGCTTCTGGCTGCGGTTGAAGATGCCCTTGCACAGGCAGGCGGCAACGTGGAAGCTTTCAAATCCAGAGCCGTGGCCAAATCCGGCGAAGGCAAAACAGAACAGCTGTCGGCAGATGTCGTAGTCGTAGGTGCCGGGGCTTCCGGCGTATCGGCAGCCGTGTCTGCTGCAGACAAAGGGGCCAAGGTCATCCTTATCGAGAAGACAGCCACGATCGGCGGCGCGAGCAATTTGTCCTGGGCGGGCAAGTTCTACAATTCCTCGGCCGCGGTCAGCAGCGGGCTCAAAGTCAATGTGGAGCAGGAAATCGCCGACTGGATCGTGGACAACCACTGGCGTGTGGACGCCGGAGCGATCCGCCAGTATGTAACCGAGTCGGGTGCAACCTATGACTGGCTTGATGAAAAAGGCTACAAGACGACTTTTATCAATTTTGACGGGGAACAGCTGCATATGCTTCCGGCTTATGAGACCCGCCAGGATCTGCTTCGCGCTATGCTTGCCGCTTCGGTGGAGGCAACAGGCGGGGAGGTCCTGACCGAAACGACGGCCAAGAAGCTGATGACCGGCAGAGATGGTGCGGTTACAGGTGTAGTTGCCGAGAAGGCTGACGGCACAACACTTGAAATTACCGGAAAGAGCATCATCATGGCTACAGGCGGTTATGCTGCCAATAAGGAAATGGTTAAAGAGGCTTTTGGATTCGAGGGTGTGAACGGCGGTCTTGGCCAGAATATCGGGGAAGGACTGCAGATGTCCTGGGATGCCGGGGCCAAGGTGCCCGACAATTTTGGCGGCCAAATGCTGCACCAGACGCTGGCCAGAGCGACCGAAAAGCTGAAGGCCCAGTATGAGCCGTTCGCTGCCAGCTATCCGCTGATGCTGACCTATCTCCCTAACTTCATGAATGTCGGCTCCTCCGGCGCGCGCTTCAGGGATGAATCGGCAACATTGACCGCCGTAGCGGCTGCCAACACCAGTGCTTTTAACGGACCTTATCATCTGGTAATTGTCTCTAAAGCGCAGATTGATGCCCTGACGGCCAAAGGAATGAACGGTGTAAAAGCGCCTGCGCTTCCGGGCATGCCGCCGGAGTTCTATGCGGTGTTCGCTGACCAGTTCAAGCTGGATACGCCTTGGAAGGATGCAGACAAAGTATTTGAAGCGATGGTTGCCAATGGCGACGGCTTTAAAGGCAATTCCATTGAGGAGCTGGCAGCAAACGCCGGTATGGATACAGCTGTATTCACTGAAGCGTTCAACAAGTATCAGGAAGCGACCCGGACCGGCGTTGATACGGAATTCGGCAAAACGAAGGATTACCTGCTTCCGATGGGAGACAGCGGTCCATACTATGCGATTATCGCTGAGATTAATAACCTGGGTTCGGTCGGCGGACTGCTCGTCAATACCCAATTCCAGGTGCTCAATGACCAGCGTGTACCAATTAAGGGATTGTACGCAGTAGGCCTTGAATCAGAAGGTGTACTCTACAATGATACTTATGTCGGCAACGGCGTCGGTCTCGGCTACTCCTTCACTTCCGGCCGTCTTGGCGGTGAAGATGCAGCTGCCAGCGCCCTGGCGAAATAG